The following proteins are co-located in the Bradyrhizobium sp. AZCC 2176 genome:
- a CDS encoding ATP-binding response regulator, with the protein MAEQDDVLHLIDDTGVAPEDSSARKWKIAVIDDDAAVHEGTRFALSDYNLHGATLEILSAYSAAEGRTLMRDNPDVAAVLLDVIMETDVAGLELVEYIRNEIKNETVRIILRTGQPGQAPERRVIVQYDINDYKAKTELTADKLFTSLTAALRSYQQLERMVQTRRGLEIIIDAASTLYDFKSMQRLAEGVLTQLASLLNVDCAGILVLRDDGASGSEFSVLAGSGCYSRFIGTTSSKALDPDLRVMVEAAFQRRKNEFADHRSVLYLRTGSGREVVVLLQAERQLSDTDRALVEIFSSRLSIAFDNVILYRQLHEANTQLEDRVAQRTRALMQANRRLSAQWLRLQRANGFKNEILGTVAHDLKNPLGVILGRTEMLTELIGAGSPKENVTAQVEHIRDATKRLTSMVDHLISDAMADAFDITIRREPVDIAALVTEVADSNLPSAVNKQQAITVSAPPNIVTMCDADRIREAIDNLVSNAIKYSPIGGKITVAVAHEGGDTVIRIADQGAGLSPEDLGRLFGRFQRLSAKPTAGESSTGLGLSIVKRIIDMHGGHVTADSAGPGQGSTFTVTLPATETT; encoded by the coding sequence ATGGCCGAACAGGACGATGTCCTCCACCTGATCGACGATACCGGAGTAGCTCCGGAGGACTCGTCCGCCCGCAAGTGGAAGATCGCCGTCATCGACGACGATGCCGCGGTGCACGAGGGCACCCGCTTTGCGCTGAGCGACTACAATTTGCACGGCGCGACGCTGGAAATCCTCTCCGCCTATTCCGCGGCCGAAGGCCGCACCTTGATGCGCGACAATCCTGATGTCGCGGCCGTGCTGCTCGATGTCATCATGGAAACCGACGTCGCGGGGCTGGAGCTCGTCGAATACATCCGCAACGAGATCAAGAACGAAACCGTCCGCATCATTCTGCGCACCGGCCAGCCGGGACAAGCGCCCGAGCGCCGCGTCATCGTCCAGTACGACATCAACGACTACAAGGCCAAGACCGAGCTGACGGCCGACAAGCTGTTCACCTCGCTCACCGCGGCGCTGCGCAGCTACCAGCAGCTCGAGCGCATGGTGCAGACCAGGCGCGGGCTTGAAATCATCATCGACGCCGCCTCGACGCTCTACGACTTCAAATCGATGCAGCGGCTTGCGGAGGGCGTGTTGACGCAGCTCGCCTCGCTGCTCAATGTCGACTGCGCCGGCATCCTGGTGCTGCGCGACGACGGCGCCTCGGGGAGCGAATTCTCGGTCCTCGCAGGCTCGGGCTGCTACAGCCGCTTTATCGGCACCACGAGTTCGAAGGCGCTCGATCCGGATCTGCGGGTGATGGTGGAAGCCGCCTTCCAGCGCCGCAAAAACGAGTTCGCCGACCACCGCAGCGTGCTCTATTTGCGCACCGGAAGCGGTCGCGAAGTGGTGGTGCTGCTGCAGGCCGAGCGCCAGCTCTCCGACACCGATCGCGCGCTGGTCGAGATTTTCTCCAGCCGGCTGTCGATCGCATTCGACAACGTCATCCTCTACCGGCAACTGCACGAGGCCAATACCCAGCTCGAGGACCGCGTCGCCCAGCGCACCCGCGCGCTGATGCAGGCCAACCGAAGACTCTCGGCGCAGTGGCTGCGGCTGCAGCGCGCCAACGGCTTCAAGAACGAAATTCTCGGCACCGTCGCCCACGATTTGAAGAATCCGCTCGGCGTGATCCTCGGCCGCACCGAAATGCTGACCGAGCTGATCGGCGCCGGCTCGCCCAAGGAGAACGTCACCGCCCAGGTCGAGCATATCCGGGACGCCACCAAGCGCCTGACCTCGATGGTCGATCACCTGATTTCGGATGCGATGGCGGATGCCTTCGACATCACCATCCGTCGCGAACCGGTCGATATCGCAGCGCTCGTGACCGAGGTCGCCGATTCCAACCTGCCCTCGGCGGTCAACAAGCAACAGGCCATCACCGTATCCGCCCCGCCGAATATCGTCACCATGTGCGATGCCGACCGGATCCGCGAGGCGATCGACAACCTCGTCAGCAACGCCATCAAATACTCGCCGATCGGCGGCAAGATCACGGTGGCCGTTGCCCATGAGGGCGGCGACACGGTGATCCGAATCGCCGACCAGGGCGCCGGCCTTTCGCCGGAGGATCTCGGCCGGCTGTTCGGCCGCTTCCAGCGGCTCTCGGCCAAGCCGACGGCCGGAGAAAGTTCGACCGGCCTGGGACTGTCGATCGTCAAACGTATCATCGACATGCATGGCGGCCATGTCACCGCCGATAGTGCCGGCCCCGGACAGGGATCGACGTTTACCGTTACACTGCCTGCGACAGAAACGACATGA